Sequence from the Synergistaceae bacterium genome:
GTCCTACGCTGTGGCAGAACGCTATACTCTCCGGGTTTCCGCCGTGTTCACCGCAGATTCCTACGGACATTCCCGGGTTGACGGAGCGGCCTTTTTCGACAGCCATTTTCACGAGCTGGCCGGGACCGTCCCTGTCGAGAACAGCAAACGGATTTTCCTTGAACACTCCCTTGTCCACGTACTGGAACAGGAACTTGTTTTCCGCGTCATCGCGTGAGTAGCCTAATGTCGTCTGCGTCAAGTCGTTAGTCCCGCATGAGAAAAACTGCGCGTACTCGGCTAACTGATCCGCAACAAGTGCCGCCCTCGGAAGCTCTATCATTGTTCCGACAAGGTAGCCGAAATCAACGCCGGTTGACTTTTTCACGTCCGCCGCGATTCTGTCAGCCATCTCACGGAAGAATTTCATCTCCGCTTTCGTGCCTACGATGGGTATCATGACTTCAGGCTTTACGGTTACGCCCTGTTTCGTAAGCTCAACGACAGCCTCAAATATCGCGTTCATCTGCATCTCGTAAATTTCCGGGTAAATCATTCCGAGACGGCAGCCCCTGAATCCTAACATCGGGTTGTTCTCGTGGAGCTGGTGAATCTTTTCGAGAACGTTATTCAGCTTCTTGGCTTCTTCCGGCGTGGCTGTCTTGAGGGCTTCGAGTACGTTGGGTTCTTTCGGGAGGAACTCGTGTAACGGCGGGTCTAACAGCCTGATGATAACAGGAAGTCCGTCCATAGCCCTGAATATCCCGATAAAGTCCTCTTTCTGCATGACCTTCAATTTCGCGAGAGCGTCAGCGCGTGCTTTCTTTCCGTCTTCGCCGGCCTCACCAAGCGCGACAATAAGACTCTGCATTACGGGAAGGCGGTCTACTCCCATGAACATATGTTCCGTCCTGCAAAGCCCGACTCCCTTTGCGCCAAAATCACGGGCGCGTTTTGCGTCTTCAGGTGTGTCAGCGTTAGTCCAGACCTGCAATTTTGCGTTCTCGTCAGCCCACGCAAGAATCTTCTTGAAGTCGTCCGTGAATGTCGCTTCGACCATTTTCGCCTCGCCTGCAATGAAATTCCCCGTTGTGCCGTCAACCGTAACCCAGTCGCCTTTCTTGAAGACTCTATCTCCGACAGTGAGAGTCTCTTTCTCAACGTCAATAACCGCCGACTCACATCCGCAGACAGCAGGCTTGCCCATTCCGCGAGCAACAACAGCGGCGTGTGAGGTCATTCCGCCTCTTGACGTTACGACACCCTGAGACGCGAAAAGTCCGTGAATGTCATCGGGGCTAGTCTCAGGACGCGCCAAGATTGTGGGCTTGCCCTGCCTTGACCACTCTTCAGCCTCGTCCGCCGAGAACACGAGCATTCCTGCGCCTGCTCCAGGGGAAGCGGGGAGTCCTTTTGCGATTACGTCAAGTTTTGCTGACTTGTCGACCTGACGATGCAATAACATTTCAACCTGATCCGGGCTTACTCGTGTTACGGCTGTCTTTGTGTCGATGAGTCCCTCGTTCACCATGTCAACGGCGGCTTTCACTGCGGCGGCGGCTGTGCGTTTCCCTGCGCGTGTCTGAAGGATAAAGAGTTTCCCGCGCTCTATCGTGAACTCTACATCCTGCATATCGTGATATGTTTTCTCAAGATTGCTGGTGATTTCGCAGAGCTGCTTGTAGATTTCGGGCATTTCGTTTTCGAGCTGTGCTATCGGCATGGGCGTTCTGATTCCTGCAACGACATCCTCGCCCTGAGCATTGATGAGAAATTCGCCGTATAATTTGTTCTCGCCTGTTGACGGGTTTCGGGTGAAGCAAACGCCTGTACCGCAGTCATTTCCGAGATTGCCGAAAGCCATTGTGATGACGTTTACGGCAGTACCGAGTGAGTCATCAATCTTGTTGATTTTGCGGTAAGTTACGGCGCGGGGGATATTCCAGCTCTTGAAGACTGCCTCAATTGCCCGGCGCAGCTGAATCCACGGGTCTGACGGGAAATCATTGCCCGTTGCGTTTTTGTAGATAGCTTTGTACTCAACGAGTAATTTCTCTAACGCGTCCGCCGGAATCTGATAGTCCTGCTCGACTCCCGCGGCCTTGCGTGTCTTGGCTAATGCTTCCTCGAAAAGGTCAAAATTCACCTCATCAACAACGCTCCCGAACATCTGTATGAATCTCCTGTAGCTGTCGAGGGCAAAGCGTTTATTCCCGGAAGACTCCGCGAGTCCCTTCACGGTTTCGTCATTGAGTCCGAGATTGAGAATCGTCTCCATCATTCCGGGCATTGAGATTGGCGCACCTGACCTTACCGAAACGAGAAGGGGATTCTTTGCGTCATTGAAGCCCTTTCCGGTTTCCTGCTCAAGACGTTTCACCGAGGCTTTTACGTCGTCCCATATCGTGTCCATGATTGAAGGATCCTGCATGTACTTGCGGCAAACTTCCGTAGTGATTACGAATCCTGCGGGAATGGGCAGACCTAACTGAGCCATAGCGCAGAGGTTCGCGCCTTTTCCTCCGAGAAGTAAGCGGTTAGAGCCGTCTCCTTCTTTGAGGCTGTATACAAACTTTTCTGAGGGCATGATATATCACTCTCCGAATAAAATTTTTGCGATGAGTGAATTATAGGGAATTGCGCGGGAAAAATCATCATGTCATTTGCCGGATTTGCTTGCATAAAAATTTTTCTCGTGGTAATATTCCGTTCGTTGCAAAAATAATTGGCCTCATCGACTAGTGGTCTAGGTCGTAGCCCTCTCAAGGCTAAAACACGAGTTCGAACCTCGTTGAGGCTATCAGTACAGGAGCTTCCGTAAATAACACGGAGGCTTTTTTTATGGCCATCATGATTTATAATTAGGCGCAAAGCGGTATCAAGGACAAGGACGGGCGGAATAATCATGACAGAGAAAACAGCGGAAGAAAAGTTAAGGCAGGCTCTTGAAGGAAACATCACAGAAAACAGCACTCACGGACAATCCCAAGAGAAGAGAAAACCTAAGCCCCGCGCAAGAACAAAATCACAGCCCCGCGCAGACATGCCCGAAAATTTAGGCCAGCGCGTTGACTCATTCATGGAAGATTTTGAGCGCAGGATAGAGCAGAGCCTTAACGCTGTTAATTTGCCCTCAGAGCCTCGCGAAATGTCCCGGACTTTTCCCCGCAGGACTCCCAAGCATGAGACTCCCCGAAAGCCTGAGCCACTCCCCGAAATCGCACAGCCTGCACCAATTCGAGAGCCAGCACACGCCGAGACCGTCAATGATTCTCAGCCCATACAGGAAATCATATCGCCCAAACCTGAGACAGTCCCCGAAATCGCACAGCCTGCACCAATTCGCGAGCCTGCACACGCCGAGATCGTCAACGATTCTCAGCCAGCGCACGAAATCATATCTCCCGAATCTGAGACAGTCCCCGAAATCGCACAGCCTGAGCCGATACACGAACCCGCACACGCCGAGACCGTCAATGATTCTCAGTCCGCGCAGAAAATCATATCGCCCAAACCTGAGACAGTCCCCGAAATCGTACAGCCTGCAACAATGCGTGAGTCAGCACACGCCGAGGCCGTCAACGATTCTCAGGCCATACAGGAAATCATATCTCCCGAAATCCCTGAAGCTGTGCCGGAAGAATCTGTAATTATCCCGGACATTGTTCCCGCTGATGATTCACTCACTGAGCACGAGCTGCCCGAAATCCCGGTTATCGAGGCAGATTTTGACCAGCCGCAAAATGACAGCAACATTCAGGAGCTTGAAGGGGATTTGCCCGACATACCGGTGATTACGCCTGATGATAACGGTGAAGCCGATGATTTCCCCGGTGATTTCATTGATGAGACTCCCGCTGATGATTTCACGCAGGAGGAAGACAATCCCGCGCAGGAAAATATTATTGATGAGACGGAAAATGAATCTCAGACAGGATTTCAGGAAGCAGAATTGTTCGAGGCCGTGCAGAATGATGATGACTTTGCCGATGTTGACGATTTCAGCGATGAGCCTATAGACGAGGAACCTGCCCCCGCTGAAGCTGACACTAGCACTGAGACAGATAACTCACAGGAAGATTTTTCCCCGACCGCTGATTTGTCGGTCAAAGTTGATGACGATCTCCCGCAGATTTCAGCGCGTGAGAGGAAGGAGAATGACACCGAAACCGAGTCAGCACCCGTAACAGTAACAATGCCCGAAACTATAGACACCGCCGAGGATAAGCTCATGGCCGACCTTGCAGAAGCCATGACAGGAAGCCCGCTCAATCTCGGAGCGCAGGAACAGCCCGGACTTTACCCCCTCCCTGAAGATTTCCTGGCCAATGTCCCAGACGCGCCGGACTCCCAGCAGTCAGCAGAAGACAAGCTAAAGGCCAACATCGCGCAGGCTCTCTCAGAGTCTCCCATAACAGCCGCGCAGGACAACGCAAGCCAGAGTCTTGAAGATGACATTAACCCGTTCGATGACATTCCCATTCCCGACACACTCATTCAGCGCAGTGATGACATCGAGCCGGAACAGTCCCAAGAAGAAGAGACCCCGCTGAAAATCCCCGCTGATGATGAGACTGACGGACAGCCCGCGGATGATGAGTTTCTCCCGGACTTTAACGCCGATACGGAGAATGACTCACAGAATGATGATGACTCTGACGCGCCTAATGACCCGTTCACGATTCCTGATTTTGGGGATGATGAGACAGAGACCGAGTCCACGTCAGATTTTGAGCCTGATACAGTGCCGGAGAAAGAGCCGGAGCCGGAGACAACAGCGGAAATTTTGCCTGAGACTGAGACAGAGT
This genomic interval carries:
- a CDS encoding pyruvate, phosphate dikinase; this encodes MPSEKFVYSLKEGDGSNRLLLGGKGANLCAMAQLGLPIPAGFVITTEVCRKYMQDPSIMDTIWDDVKASVKRLEQETGKGFNDAKNPLLVSVRSGAPISMPGMMETILNLGLNDETVKGLAESSGNKRFALDSYRRFIQMFGSVVDEVNFDLFEEALAKTRKAAGVEQDYQIPADALEKLLVEYKAIYKNATGNDFPSDPWIQLRRAIEAVFKSWNIPRAVTYRKINKIDDSLGTAVNVITMAFGNLGNDCGTGVCFTRNPSTGENKLYGEFLINAQGEDVVAGIRTPMPIAQLENEMPEIYKQLCEITSNLEKTYHDMQDVEFTIERGKLFILQTRAGKRTAAAAVKAAVDMVNEGLIDTKTAVTRVSPDQVEMLLHRQVDKSAKLDVIAKGLPASPGAGAGMLVFSADEAEEWSRQGKPTILARPETSPDDIHGLFASQGVVTSRGGMTSHAAVVARGMGKPAVCGCESAVIDVEKETLTVGDRVFKKGDWVTVDGTTGNFIAGEAKMVEATFTDDFKKILAWADENAKLQVWTNADTPEDAKRARDFGAKGVGLCRTEHMFMGVDRLPVMQSLIVALGEAGEDGKKARADALAKLKVMQKEDFIGIFRAMDGLPVIIRLLDPPLHEFLPKEPNVLEALKTATPEEAKKLNNVLEKIHQLHENNPMLGFRGCRLGMIYPEIYEMQMNAIFEAVVELTKQGVTVKPEVMIPIVGTKAEMKFFREMADRIAADVKKSTGVDFGYLVGTMIELPRAALVADQLAEYAQFFSCGTNDLTQTTLGYSRDDAENKFLFQYVDKGVFKENPFAVLDRDGPGQLVKMAVEKGRSVNPGMSVGICGEHGGNPESIAFCHSVGLSYVSCSPFRVPVARVAAAHAALGALK